From the Agromyces laixinhei genome, the window ATCTCAGTCGGCTCGGGCGCGACGCAGGGCGGCGGCCTCTTCCAGTTCGGCCAGACCGGCGGCAGCTACAGCCAGGTGACCGGAACCGGCACCGCCGACTACGCGGGCTCGGTGCGGTTCACCGGTCACGGCGGCGTGCTCGACCTCACGTTCGCCAGCCCGACCCTGCGCGCCACCACCACGACGAGCGGCGTGCTCGAGGTCTCGGTCAACGGTTCGCGCGTCGACCTCGCGACCGTCGATCTCTCGCGCGGCTCGAAGTCGCTCGTGAACGGTGCGACCCGCATCGCGAATATCCCGGTCACGCTGACCGCTGCGGGCGCGGCCGCGTTCCAGGGCTACTACTCCATGGGGCGGGCGCTCGACCCGCTCACGGTCGTCATCGGCTCGCCGGGGGCGGCGCCCGCGGGCAGCTCCGGCACGGTCGCCACCGCTTCGGCCGCCACGACCGCGCCGAAGGCCGTGCCGGCGACCCCGCCGGCCACGACCGGCATCGTGCTCGACGCCGCCACCCTCGCCGCGCTCGTCGAGGGCAAGGAGGTCACGGTCACCGTCGACGGGTTCGAGCCGAACGAGACCGGCATCATGGTCGTCGTCTACTCGACGCCGATCGTGCTGGCGCGTGACCTCGTCGCCGATGCGAACGGCGTGGTCACGTGGACGGGCAGCCTGCCGGCCGGTCTCGGGGCCGGCGAACACACGCTGACCTTCCAGGGATCGACGGCGAAGGGCATCCGCTTCACCGTCACCGCCCCCGCCGGCATGTGCACCGTGACCGACGCCACGCTCGACTGGGGCTTCAAGGGCTCCTTCCTGCAGTACCTCGAGGGCGGCATCGCGAACGGCGAATGGATCGTGACCGGTGCCGGTGAGACCGACGGCGTGTTCGAGTTCGCCGGCGGCACGGGTTCGATCGAGGCCGAGACGGTGCGCGGGCTCGTCTCCTTCCCCGGCTCGATCGAGTTCACCGGCCACGACGGTGCGCTCGACACGACGATCTCGAATCCGTCGATCGAGCTCGTCGGCAGCGACGAGGCGTACCTCCGGCTCGACGTGACGGGCACCACGCAGCATGGCGAGGCGGTCACCGCCACGGCAGTGCGCTTCGCCTCGCTCGACCTCGACGGCGCGCTCGTTCGCGACGGCGACTCGCTCGTCGGCACGGCGGTTCCGGCCGAGTTCACGGCAGAGGGTGCTGCTGCGTTCGGCACCTACTCCGCCGGGGAAGAGCTCGATCCGGTCTCGTTCGCGGTCGCATTGCCCGCCGACTGCGGCATCGAGGCGGGTGCCGCGAAGCCCGAGGTGCAGGCGGTCGTCGACGACGACCTCGAGGTGCAGGCGACCTCAGCCGACGGCCCGGCGGCATGGCTCATCTGGCTGATCGTCGCGATCGTCGTGCTCGTGCTGGCCGGGATCGGCGCGTTCCTGATCATCCGGAACCGACGCGCGGCGCGCTGACCCTGCGCGCATCCGGGAGGCCGGCCCCGTCGGGGCCGGCCTCCCAACGTCGTCGCAGCGAAATGCGGGACAATGGAGGGGTGACCGACCCCGTGAGTACCAACGAACCCGATGAGCAGCGCACCCCGCAGAGCGGCGACGCATCCGTGCCGCTCGAGACCGAGGTCGCGCGCGACACCGTGACCGTGCGCCGCGCCCCGCGCTACTCGCGATTCCTCACGCTGGGCGCGCTCGTCGGCGCCGTCGTGGCGCTCATCCTCACGTTCGCCTTCCCGCCGAACGACGAGTTCGACCGGGGCCAGGTGTTCGGGTTCCTGCTGCTCGCCTGCGCTGCCATCGGCGTGGCGCTCGGCGCCGGCGTGGCGCTCGTCATCGACCGCACGACCGCACGCCGGGCGAAGTCGGTCGCCGTCGAGCACGAGTCGACGCGCCCGGTCGACGAGTAGCGCGCACCCGTCTCCGGGGCGAGCTGAAGCGCGGAAGCGGCCGGCTCAGCTGAGCTGCGTGCGCTCCACCCAGCCGAGGTACTCCTCGGTGACGGTGCCGGTGACGTACTCGCCGGTGAAGCACGACAGGTCGAGCTGCTCGATCGAGGTGCCCTCGGTGATCGCGGCCTGGAGGTCGGCCACCTCCTGGTAGATCATGTGGTCGGCGCTCAGCTCGGTGGCGATCTCGGGAATCTTTCGGTCGTAGGCGATGAGCTCCTGGCGGCTCGGCATGTTGATGCCGTACACGTGCGGAAAACGCACCGGCGGCGCGGCCGACGTGAAGGTCACCTTGTTGGCACCGGCAGCCCTGGCCATCTCGACGATCTCCTTCGAGGTCGTGCCGCGCACGATCGAGTCGTCGACGATCAGGATGTTCTTGCCCTTGAACTCCGTGCCCATGGCGTTCAGCTTCTGTCGCACCGAGCGCTTTCGCTCCGCCTGGCCGGGCATGATGAAGGTGCGGCCGACGTAGCGGTTCTTGTAGAAGCCCTCGCGATACTCGATGCCGAGCTTCTGCGCGACCTGCATCGCAGAGGGGCGGGAGGAATCGGGGATCGGCATGACGACATCGATGTCGCCCTTGTCCATGTGGGTCTCGATGGTCGTCGCGAGCCGGTCGCCCATGCGCAGGCGCGCCTCGTACACCGAGATGCCGTTCATGATCGAGTCGGGGCGGGCGAGGTAGACGTACTCGAACGAGCACGGCACGAGCACCGCGTTCTTCGCGCACTGCCGCGAGACCATCTGGCCGTCGAGCCCGATGAAGATGGCCTCACCCGGGTGCACGTCGCGCACGATCTCGTACCCGCCCGATTCGAGCACGAGCGACTCGGATGCCACGATCCACTCGTCGCGGCCGTTGTCGGCGGTGCGGCGGCCGAGGATGAGCGGGCGGATGCCGAACGGGTCGCGGAACGCGAGCAGGCCGTAGCCGGCGATCAGGGCGATGACGGCATAGGAGCCCTCGACGCGTTCGTGCACCTGCTCGACCGCGGCGAACACCTGGTCGGGGTCGAGGTCGAGGCCGGTGATCTGGCCCTGCAGCTCGGTGGCGAGCACGTTGAGCAGCATCTCGGTGTCGCTCGTCGAGTTCACGTGCCGGCGGTCGATGCGGAAGAGGTCTTCCGAGAGTTCGCGTGTGTTCGTGAGGTTGCCGTTGTGCACGAGGATGATGCCGTACGGCGCGTTCACGTAGAACGGTTGCGCCTCCTCTTCACGCTCGGAGGCACCCTTCGTCGTGTAGCGCACATGGCCGAGGCCCATGTTGCCGATGAGCGAGCGCATGTCACGAGTGCGGAAGGCCTCGCGTACCTGCCCGCGCGCCTTCGCCATGTGGAACACGGGGCCGTCGGCCGTCGCGATTCCCGTCGAATCCTGGCCGCGGTGCTGCAGCAGCAGCAGGCTGTCGTAGATCTGCTGGTTGGCCGGTTCAGTGGAGACGATTCCGACGATGCCGCACATGCGAGCAATGGCTCCTCGAAGGTGGGGGAAGTGTCCGAGCAGGACCCATCAATTCTCACATACGCGCGCGTGTGAGCCGTCTGGGCGAACGCTGCTGCTCAGCTGAGCACCTGCGCCGCCGGATCAGTATTCCGACGGCTTCGCGAGCACGGCCATGGTGCACCGTGAGATGCACACGAGCCGGCCCGCGGCATCCGTGATCCTGATCTCCCACACCTGGGTGGTGCGTCCTCGGGTCAGGGGCGTCGCCTCGCCGTAGACCCACCCTTCTGCGACCGGCCGCACGTGGTTCGCGTTGATCTCCATACCGACGCAGTAGAACTTCGCGGGGTCGACCGTGAGGGTCGCGCCCCAGCTCGCGAGCGTTTCCGCGAGGGCGACGGATGCTCCGCCGTGCAGTACCCCGCCGGGCTGGCGCGTGCGGTGGTCGACGGGCATGCGCCCCTTGAGCGAATCGTCGGTGGTCTCGGTGATCTCGATGCCGATGGCGCGGATCATGGTCTCGTCGCGCGCGTTCGCCCACTCGAGTGAGGGTTCGCCGAACCAGATGCTCATGCCGTCGAGTCTGGCATGCGGGCAGCGGATGCAGCGGGGCTCAGGCGAGCTCGGCGATGATCGGGTGCATGGCATCGTCGAACGCCGAGGCATCCGCTCGCAGTGAATCGGTGACCGCGACGGTCAGTTCGCCGATCCACCAGACGCCGGACTCGGCGAGCGGCAGCACCTCGACGTTGAGCTCGAAGGAATGCGCGCGCCGGCCGACCTCGCGTTCGTGTTCGGCGATCGTGCCGGCGTAGGCGCGGTACGAGTCACCACGGCGGGCGGCCGACGCACCGCGGTAGCCCTCGTGCGCCCAGTCGGCCCAGGCCCGCGCGGCCTCCGCATGCCCCACGATCGCGGCGGCGAGCACCTCGGAGCCCGAGGTCGGCAGCGCGACCTCGGTCTCGAAGGCGTGAACGAGCTCGAGGGGCACGGCCGACGGATGCGTCTCGGGCTCGACGGTCATCGCCCACCAGGTGCGCCACTGCTGCTCGAGCTGGTCGTGCCGGTCCATCTCGAGCCGCTCGCCGACGGCGCCGACATCGCGCAGGCGCGGCAGTTCGACCGGGGAGGCGATCGCCAGCACTTCACGCAGGTAGAGAGCGAGCAGAACCGGGCGACTCGCATTCTCACGGATCACCCACGATGGTGTGCCTCCCGGCTGCATGGCTGTATTTTAGCGCTCCCTCCCTGCAGCGGCACGGTTCGCCGCGCGGGGGCGGAGGTGCGGCGCGGGTACTCTTGACGGGTGACCTCGAACTCGTCCTATGCCGCTGCCGGAGTCGACACGCAGGCGGGTGACCTCGCCGTCGAACTCATGAAGGCGTCGGTCTCCGCGACTCATGGGCCCGATGTGCTCGGCGGCGTCGGCGGATTCGCCGGGCTCTTCGATCTCTCGTTCGCGAAGGACTACACGCGGCCGCTGCTCGCGACCTCGACCGACGGGGTCGGCACGAAGATCGCGATCGCGCAGGCGCTCGACAAGCACGACACGATCGGTCAAGACCTCGTCGGCATGGTCGTCGACGACATCGTCGTCGTCGGCGCGAAGCCGCTCTTCATGACCGACTACATCGCGTGCGGCAAGGTCGTGCCCGAGCGCATCGCCTCGATCGTCACGGGCATCGCGCGCGCCTGCGCCGAGACCGGCACCGCCCTCGTCGGCGGTGAGACCGCCGAGCACCCCGGCCTCATGGGCGTCGACGACTACGACGTCGCAGGCGCCGCGACGGGCATCGTCGAGGCCGACCGCCTGCTCGGGGCCGAGAAGGTCGAGACGGGCGATGCGGTCATCGCGATCGCTTCGAGCGGACTGCATTCCAACGGGTTCTCGCTCGTGCGCAGCATTCTTCGACAGGCCGAGATCGACTTCGTCGATCGGTCGGATGAACTCGGCGCCACTTGGGGTGAGGCCCTGCTCGAGCCCACGCGCCTCTACTCGGGCCAGCTCGTCGAGTTGCTCGCCGGCCCCCACGGCGACGCCGTGCACTCGCTCTCGCACGTCACCGGCGGCGGCATCGCCGCCAACCTCGCCCGGGTGCTGCCGCTCGGTTCGTGGGTCGAGCTCGACCGTGCGACGTGGTCGCCCGCCCCGGTGTTCCGCGTGCTCAGCGACCTCGCCGGCACCACGCTCGAGTCCACCGAGGGCACCTGGAACCTCGGCATCGGCTTCTTCGCCGTCGTGCGAGCGGATGCCGCGGCATCCGTCATCTCGGCGCTCGATGCACTCGGACTCCCGTCGTGGCAGGCGGGCACCGTGACCATCGGCGATCGGGACCTCGCCGGCTTCGAGCAGGGCGCCAAGGGCGTCGACGGCGGCGCCGTGCGCCTCGTCGGCTCGTACGCGAGCTGATCGGCCGGCTGTGCGCACGCCGGTCTCGATCGGGCTCATCGGCACGACCGATGCGTCGATCGTGGCGGCGCTCGCGCCGCGCATCGAACGGCTCGGGTTCCACGCGCTGTGGCTCAACGACGTGCCCGGCGGCGACTCGCTCGCGGGACTCCGTGTCGCGGCGGCTGAGACATCGACGCTGCGGCTCGCGACGGGTGTGATCCCGCTCGACCGGCGCCCCGTCGAATCACTCGACCTCGCGGCGGCCCCCGCGAAGCGACTGTCGGTCGGCATCGGCTCGGGCCGGGCGCGGCGATCGCTGGCGCTCGTCGGCGACGGCATCACCGCGCTCCGCGCAGCGACCGAGGCCGAGGTGATCGTCGGCGCACTCGGGCCGCGCATGCGCCGGCTCGCCGCTGAGCGGGCCGACGGTGCACTCTTCAACTGGCTGACGCCCGAAGCGGCCGCATCCGCGGTGCACGAACTGCGCGATGTCGCCGGCGACCGTCCGGTCCGCGGCATCCTCTATGTGCGCACCATCGTCGAAACGGCCGCACGCCCGGCGCTCGAGCACGAGGCCGCGCGGTACGACGCCGTGCCGGCGTACGCGGCGAACTTCGCCCGGCTCGGCACCCGCGCGATCGACGCGACGGTCTCGAGCGCCGACGAGCTCGCGGCCTACGACGGAGCGGTCGACGAGATCGTGCTGCGCGCGATCACTCCCGACGGATCGCTCGCAGAACTCGAACGATTCGTCGACGACACGGCGGGATGGCTCGGCCGTTCAGCGTGACGATGGGTCACTCGACCTGTTCCGGTCATCGGCGTAGGGTGCAGGCATGGCCGACGATGCGGTCATCCGCGACAAGCTTCGCCTGATGTTCGAGACACCCGGCGGCGATGTCGAGCACGCCGAGGCGCTCTACCACGACGACGCAGTCCTCGAGTTTCCGCAGTCCGGGGAGCGTTACGAGGGCCGCGAGGCGTTCACCGCATGGCGGAGTCGGTACCCGGCCGGGGTCGCGTTCACGATTCTCCGGGTGACCGTGCGCGACGACCTCGCGGTGGTGGAGCTGACCGCGAGCTACGACGGTGGCGCGGGCATGTACGGCGTCAGCATTCACGAGTTCCGCGGCGACAGGATCTCGCTCGAGCGCATCTACGTGGCGGACGGGTGGGATGCCCCGGACTGGCGGAAGCCGTGGCGCTCCGACCGGCCGGTGCACAACCCGGGCCTCTGACCGTCATCGCATGACGCGCCGGCTGCAGCTGAGCAGCTACCCGGTTGCTGCAGTGCGAACCGCACACCGGAACGCGTGTTGCCCGGGTCGAGCGGAAGCGAGTCGGGTGCGAAGGGGAATGCGCTCAGGCGCGCTGTTCGTCACCGGAGACGTAGGTGTCGTCGTCATCGGCGGAATACTCCGCCCATTTCGACGCCTCTTCGCTGTAATCGTCATGCGGCGAGCTGGTGAGCTCGCGCTCAAGCGCGTTGTAGTCGGTGTTCGGGCTGAAGTACTTCAGTTCCCGAGCGACCTTGGTGTGCTTGGCTTTCTGACGGCCGCGCCCCATGCGTGACCCCCTTACGACATCTGGCCGGGTGGGATTTGGTCGTCACCCGGCGCTCATCTGATAAATGAATTCGTCCAACCTCCAGTTTAGCACCGCCTCCGACACGATTCGGCGTCCTCCACAGGCATGCCGGAGTCGCGGTGTCGTCGACAACCCATCCGCAGCGCGCGGGTGCGGCGGTCGCCTCGGGATGGTCCTGATGTCGTTCAGTCTGTTCAGGGTCGGGTGATGTCCGGTTCGGTGCGAGTGACGCGCAGCACGACGTTGCCGCGTTTGCGCCCGGTGTCGACGTAGCGGTGCGCGTCGACGATGTCGGTGAGGTCGTAGGCGCGGTCGATGACGGGTCGGTAGCGACCGGACTCCGCGAGGCTCACGATGTGCGCGAGCTCGTCAGCGCCGGGCTTGCCGACATCCCAGGTGACGAGCTTTCCCGAGCGGCGGCTCTGTCCGCGGCTGCGAAGCATCGACCGCAGATCGCAGATGACGAGCAGGAGCGCTCCGCCCGGGTTGATGGATGCCTCGACCCGGCCGAAGGGGGCGTTGCCGACGCAGTCGACGATCACGTCGTACGTGTCGTCTCCCGCTGTGAAGTCCTGCCGCGTGTAATCGATGACCCGGTCGGCGCCGAGCGAGGTGACCAATTCGGTGTTCTTGCCGCTTGTCACCGCGGTGACGTGGGCGCCGCGGTGCTTCGCGAGCTGGACGGCCGCAGTGCCGACGGCCCCTGATGCTCCGTTGACGACCACGGTGGTGCCCGGCCCGATCGCGACCTTCCTGAAGAAGCCCTCGGCGGTGATGCCGCCGAACACCAGGGTGACCGCTTCCTCGAAGGTCATGGTGGTGGGAGCGCGCGTGATGGCGCCGTCAGCGCGCACGCACACGTACTCGGCGTGGGCTCCGAAATCACCACTCATCATGGCGATGACCCGGTCGCCGGGAGCGAAGGCGGTGACGCCGGCACCGACGGCCTCGATCACGCCCGCGGCATCCATGCCCAGGATGGGGCGGCTGGGTCGGAACAGGCCGAGTCCGGCGGCGGCGAGCATCCCGAGGCCGGCCGGGATGTCGCGAGCGCGGGCCCGGTGGTCGGCGATGCTCACGGTGCTCGCGTGCACCCGGATCAGCACCTCGCCGGGCTTCGGTGCGGGAATGGCGCGTTGATCGAGGTGAACCTCCTCGGGAGCGCCGAAACGACGGTAGACGGCCGCGGTCATTGTGCGGGGTGTTGCGAGGTTCGTTGTCATGACTCGATGCTCGCTCGCGGTGCGTTGCTGGGCATCGGCAGAACGGCCCGGATCTTCTCGGCCGAAAGTACGGGTCTGAGTCCGTGCTGAAGGCCGATGTCCGGGGCGCTCGATCAGGCGAGCATCGAGACATGTCGCAACAGATGAAGGCCACCCGCTCGAGTGCCGCGAAGGCGGAAGAGCGGCGGCGGCCGAGGAGCGGATGGCTCGCGATCACCGGCCTCCTGCTGCTCAGTGCGCTCCCCGTGCTCGGCGGCGTGCTTCGCCTGAGGGACGTGAGCGCCGACCCCGAAAGCGCGGTGCTCTTGGCCTCATCGGTGCCGATCGTCGCGCACATCGTGGCGATGAGCATGTACTGCCTTCTCGGCGCATTCCAGTTCTCTCCGGCACTGCGAATTTCGCGCGGTTGGCACCGTACCGCCGGCCGTGCCCTGATCCCCGCCGGATTCATCGCGGCACTGTCGGCCGTCTGGCTCGCGGTCTTCTTCGGGGGCCCCGCGGATGAGCTCGCTCTTGCGCTGGTGCGTCTCGCCTTCGGCGTGGCGATGACAGTCTTCCTCGTGCTGGCAGTGATCGCGATCACGCGTCGCGACTTCACTGCGCACGGAGCATGGATGACGCGCGCCTACGCGATCGCCGTCTCCGGCGGGACCCAAGCGCTCGTCTTCGCGCTGTGGACGCTCGTCGTCGGTGAGGTCGACGCATCCGGCGAGGCATGGCTCGTTGCCGCGGGCTTCGTGATCAACAGCGTCGTGGCGGAGCTGCTCATCCGGCGTCGGCTCAGCCGGCGGATGCGCGGGGTGCCGGGCCGTGGTGCGCTCGTATCATGAGGTGGTGACCGGACTCGTACGTTCCGTGTGGGGCGCGCCGAGCGCCGTGCCCCCGCCGCCGCGCCGAGTGTGGCGGGACTGGGCGCTGTTGGCGCTGGTCGCCGCGCTCGCGGTCGTGGAGGGCGTCGTCAGATCAGACCTTCCGTATCCGGTGGTCTCGGTGCTCGTGCTGCTGGTGATCACTCCGACGGTGTTGTGGCGTCGCACGAGGCCGCTGCTCATGCTCGTGATCGCCGTGGCCGTGACGACGCCGCTGCAACTGCTGCCCGACTCGATCCTCTACACGAGCCTCTTCGTCATGGTGATCGTCTACGCCCTGTTCCGCTGGGGAGCAGGTCGCGACATGGTGATCGGGTCGGCCATCCTCCTCGCGAGTCTCGGCTTCGCGTTCGTTCCGGGTGGAGGCCTCGACGACCTGATCGGCGGGTTCGCACTGCTGCTCTCGGTGGCGCTGCTCGGTGTCGTGTTCCGCTACCGGGCGGGATCCCGGCAACGCCGCCTCGACCGCATCCGGATGCTGGAGCGCGAGCACCTTGCCCGTGACCTGCACGACACGGTCGCCCACCACGTCTCGGCCATCGCGATCCGTGCCCAGGCGGGCCTTGCGGTGGCGGCACGGGATCCGCGCGCCGCGCAGGACGCGCTCGGCGTGATCGAGGCGGAGGCGGCCAAGACCCTGAGCGAACTGAGGTCGATGGTGCGGGTGCTGCGCCAGGACGAGACGGCCGAACTCGCGCCGAGCCCGGGGCTGGGCGGCATCGAGCAGCTCGCCGGAACGAGGCCGGGCGGCGCGGCGGTCACCGTGAAGGTCGCAGGCGACGACGGCAGCATCCCGCCGCCCGTGGCCGCCGCCGTCTACCGTCTCGCGCAGGAGTCCGTGACCAACGCCCTTCGTCACGCGCGGCAGGTCACCCGTGTCGACGTGCTCGTGGAGGCGGACGAGGGCGGGGTGCGGCTGAGCGTGACGAACGACGGAGATGTGGCCGCGTCGCCGACGCCCGGCTTCGGCATCGTCGGCATGATGGAACGCGCCGCCCTGCTCGGCGGCACCTGCCAGGCCGGCCCCGCACCGGGCGGCGGATGGGCCGTCATCGCGGAGCTTCCTCGTGTTGGATGGGAACCGTGACCATCCGCGTGCTCATCGCCGACGACCAGGAGCTCGTGCGCACTGGGCTGGGCCTGCTCCTTGGCGCGCAGCCCGACATCGAGGTCGTGGGTCAGGCCGTCGACGGCAATGAAGCGGTCGCCCTGGCCCGAAGCCTGCGACCCGACGTCTGCCTGTTCGACATCCGGATGCCCGGCCTCGACGGCATCGAGGCGACCCGCGTGCTCGCCGGCCCGGGCGTGGACGACCCGATGGCGATCGTCATCATCACGACCTTCGACCTCGACGAGTACGTCTTCGCAGCGCTGCGGGCGGGGGCCAAGGGCTTCCTGCTCAAGGATGCCGGTTCGGAGCTGCTCGCCCAGGCGATCCGCGCTGCTGCGAGCGGGGATGCCCTGATCGCCCCCAATGTCACGGTGCGGCTGCTCGAAGCCTTCGCCGGGGCCGCGCCCGCCGCGCCGCCGCCGCAGCCGGTCGACCCGCTCACCGAGCGCGAGGAGCAGGTGCTCGCGAAGGTCGCGCTGGGGCTGAGCAACAGCGAGATCGCGAGCGAGCTGTACATCACCCTCAGCACGGTGAAGACGCACGTCGCGAGCCTCATGACCAAGCTCGGCGCCCGCAACCGCGTCGAGATCGCCATCTGGGCGCATCAGACGGGGTGGATGCGCGCACGACCTACCGGCGATGGAGACTAGCTTCGGCTGGAGTACTGCGAGCACCCAGCAAACCGTGCTGAGATTGTCAGGTGATGACGACGAGCCCCGAGCGTGTGAAGGTCGTGGTGATCGGCGCCGGGCAGGCCGGTCTGTCGGTCGCCTTCTATCTGCGTCGGTTCGAGCTCGTGGCCGATCAGGACTTCGTCATGCTCGACCGCGCCCCCGGGTCGGGAGGTGCCTGGCAGCACCGCTGGTCGTCGCTTCGGCTCGGCACGGCGCACCGCGTGAACGATCTGCCGGGCATGTCGGAGCTCGGGCTGAGCTTCGACACCGCCGACCGCGATCTGCCCGCGAAAGAGGTCGTCGCCGACTACTACGGCCGCTTCGAGCAGCACTTCGATCTGCGCGTGCGGCGCCCCATGCAGGTGCGGCAGGTCGTGAACGACGGCGTCGACCTGCAAGTGCGTTACGAAGACCTCGCCCCGCAGCCGCCCGAGGAGCAGAAGGCGGCTCGCGGCCTCTTCGGGCGTCGGCGCAAGACCTTCGAGCAACCGGTGACGCCGGCCGCGCCGCAGCACGAGCTCAGCACGCAGTTCCTCGTCAACGCGACCGGCACCTGGGGCTCGCCGTTCGTGCCGTACTACCCGGGCATGGCCGACTTCGCCGGGCGTCACGTGCACACGTCCGACTTCAGCGATGCCGAAGACTTCCGCGACCAGCACGTCGTCGTGGTCGGCGGCGGCACCTCGGCGATCGGCTTCATGCTCGAACTCGAAGACGTCGCCGCCGGGCTCACCTGGGTTTCACGTCGGCCGATCGACTGGCTCGACCAGCAGGAGCTCGACCTCGAAGGGGCATCCGCCGCCGTCGCCATGCAAGACGAGGCCGCGCGTTCGGGTCGCGCACTGCCGTCGATCGTGAGCGGAACGGGCGTGTCGAAGAGCCGTCGCATGGCCGCCGGCATCGAGCGAGGGCTGCTCGTCGCGCGCCCCATGTTCGATCGCATCGAGCCCGACCGTGTCGTCTGGGAGGGTGAGGAATCGGGCATGGCCCGTGCCGACGTCATCATCTGGGCGACGGGGTTCCGCCCCGACCTGCGTCACCTCGCACCGCTGAAGCTCCGCGAGAAGGCCGGCGGCATCACGGTGGGGCAGGGCGCCGCATGGAACGACCCGCGCATCTTCCTCGCGGGCTACGGCCCGCAGGCGTCGACGATCGGCGCCAACCGCGCCGGTCGCATGATCGCCCGCCAGATCATGGCGATGATCTGACCCCTCTCTTCGCGGATGTGCGGAGAACGGTCAACGCCGCTTCCGATTCGACTCGACGAGCGGGCGGCGCAGCACCGGCCGCACGGGCTCGCCGCGACGGTCCTGACCCGGCAGCGGGCGTGAGCGACGTCCGTAGAG encodes:
- a CDS encoding response regulator, with product MTIRVLIADDQELVRTGLGLLLGAQPDIEVVGQAVDGNEAVALARSLRPDVCLFDIRMPGLDGIEATRVLAGPGVDDPMAIVIITTFDLDEYVFAALRAGAKGFLLKDAGSELLAQAIRAAASGDALIAPNVTVRLLEAFAGAAPAAPPPQPVDPLTEREEQVLAKVALGLSNSEIASELYITLSTVKTHVASLMTKLGARNRVEIAIWAHQTGWMRARPTGDGD
- a CDS encoding NAD(P)-binding domain-containing protein encodes the protein MTTSPERVKVVVIGAGQAGLSVAFYLRRFELVADQDFVMLDRAPGSGGAWQHRWSSLRLGTAHRVNDLPGMSELGLSFDTADRDLPAKEVVADYYGRFEQHFDLRVRRPMQVRQVVNDGVDLQVRYEDLAPQPPEEQKAARGLFGRRRKTFEQPVTPAAPQHELSTQFLVNATGTWGSPFVPYYPGMADFAGRHVHTSDFSDAEDFRDQHVVVVGGGTSAIGFMLELEDVAAGLTWVSRRPIDWLDQQELDLEGASAAVAMQDEAARSGRALPSIVSGTGVSKSRRMAAGIERGLLVARPMFDRIEPDRVVWEGEESGMARADVIIWATGFRPDLRHLAPLKLREKAGGITVGQGAAWNDPRIFLAGYGPQASTIGANRAGRMIARQIMAMI